Proteins found in one bacterium genomic segment:
- a CDS encoding SufS family cysteine desulfurase, giving the protein MNVERHACLPGLAGADPCQGQQGDCVRCGGIFTDRFPVLRRSINGHKLVYLDNAATTQKPESVIAAEARYYRRHNANVHRGMHALATEATELYESCRRRVALLLGVSRPEQVVITGGTTASLNLAAFGLSHHLNPGDEILLTEMEHHANLVPWIALARREGLLLRHLPLTADGGLDLGALPEMLSDRTRIVSLAYTSNVLGTINPVAEIAAAAHRRGAIVIADAAQAVGHLPLDFAASGVDLLAFSAHKAYGPMGLGFLVGTPDALARLEPVQFGGEMIDTVSLDEATWAEVPHRFEAGTPNVAAAAAFPAALDLLGEAGLERIRTHEIQLTGYALEALKGFDGLTVYGPDDPTRRGGLVSFHDERVHAHDLAQLLDARGVAIRAGHHCAQPLHGRLGVTATARASFGIYNSHDDIDAMVEAIAYAREVFA; this is encoded by the coding sequence ATGAACGTCGAACGCCACGCCTGCCTGCCGGGTCTCGCCGGGGCCGATCCCTGCCAGGGACAGCAGGGTGATTGTGTCCGCTGCGGCGGCATCTTCACCGATCGCTTTCCCGTTTTGAGACGATCGATCAACGGCCATAAACTGGTCTACCTGGACAACGCGGCGACGACCCAGAAACCGGAATCCGTCATCGCCGCCGAAGCCCGCTACTACCGCCGCCACAACGCCAACGTGCACCGGGGCATGCATGCACTGGCCACCGAGGCCACCGAGCTCTACGAGTCCTGTCGCCGGCGCGTGGCCCTGCTGCTGGGCGTGTCCAGGCCCGAACAGGTCGTGATCACCGGGGGGACCACCGCGTCTCTCAACCTCGCCGCCTTCGGCCTGAGCCACCACCTGAACCCGGGCGACGAGATCCTGTTGACCGAGATGGAGCACCACGCGAACCTGGTGCCCTGGATCGCGCTCGCCCGCCGCGAGGGGTTGCTCCTGCGCCACCTGCCGTTGACCGCGGACGGCGGGCTGGATCTGGGGGCACTGCCCGAGATGCTGAGCGACCGCACCCGGATCGTGTCGCTGGCCTACACTTCCAACGTGCTCGGCACGATCAACCCAGTGGCCGAGATCGCGGCGGCGGCCCACCGCAGGGGCGCCATCGTCATCGCCGACGCCGCCCAGGCGGTCGGCCACCTGCCGCTGGACTTCGCGGCGTCGGGGGTCGATCTGCTGGCCTTTTCGGCGCACAAGGCCTACGGACCCATGGGACTCGGCTTCCTGGTGGGTACCCCGGACGCCCTGGCGAGGCTGGAACCCGTGCAGTTCGGGGGCGAGATGATCGATACGGTCAGCCTGGACGAGGCCACCTGGGCCGAGGTGCCGCACCGCTTCGAGGCGGGCACACCGAACGTGGCGGCGGCGGCGGCCTTCCCGGCGGCGCTGGACCTGCTGGGGGAAGCCGGTCTCGAGCGCATCCGCACCCACGAGATCCAGTTGACCGGATACGCCCTGGAGGCCTTGAAGGGATTCGACGGTCTGACCGTCTACGGGCCCGACGATCCCACCCGCCGCGGCGGCCTGGTCTCCTTCCACGACGAGCGGGTGCACGCCCACGATCTGGCCCAGCTGCTCGATGCGCGGGGCGTCGCCATCAGGGCGGGGCACCATTGCGCCCAGCCTCTGCACGGTAGACTCGGCGTGACGGCCACGGCCCGCGCTTCGTTCGGCATCTACAATTCGCACGACGACATCGACGCCATGGTCGAGGCCATCGCGTACGCCAGGGAGGTGTTCGCATGA